GGAAGGTTTGATCGGGAAATATATCTTGGTGTTCCAGATGAGAATGCCCGGAAACAGATACTGGAGAGGCTCACTCAAAAACTTCGATTGCCCCCGGAAGGCCAATTTGATTTGTTGAAGATAGCAAAGGCCACGCCAGGATTCGTTGGTGCAGACTTGAAGGCGTTGGTTGATACAGCAGGGAGTGTAGCTATAAAAAGATTTTTTAATGCTAGAAAAGACAAGTTTCTCAAGGAAGGAAACAACCTGGACTACTTGAAGCATCCTTTGGATAAACACGAGGTGCAGCGCCTAAGTATTATTATGGATTACTTTGAGGTAATTAAGCTTTCCACCTTTTACATGTACATCCATAGCTAGAATTCTTACATTTATTTCATCTAGTTTAAGATTTGTATTCAATAAtgatctttctctctctctctcttacttGACTGTGTGTTGTTTAAGTATATGATGTGTGTTGGTTTCATGGTTTCTAAGTTGACGTGGATGTCCATTTATGTTCTTTTCTTGTCACAAGTATGTTGTTCATATTACATTGTTTTTCTTCTTGTGCTGTATGCCCTGCTTTTCCATCCTGTTTTCTTCTGTTATTAGCTTTCGGTAGTGGGACCCATTTCTAACATGCCTTGTTACTTCAATCGCTAAAGGAAGCCATCAAAGATATAGTTCAACCATCATTGAGAAGAGAAGGATTTTCTTCTGTGCCTGATGTCACATGGGCTTGTGTCGGAGGTCTTGATTCATTAAAGAAGGAATTGAACCGCTCCATCGTTCGATGTATCAAGTACCCTGAATTTTATAAGGTGCATCATCTTAACTTTCGTCAGTCTGTTATATGGTTTCAATAGTGATTTGGTCCCATAAAAGTTGAATCCGCTTCACAGTATGGACAGCTAATCGAATCACAAGACATCCGTGGCACTTATTTGAAATATTGTTTTCAAGCAATTTCTTTAACATTCTCTTTATCctttatttatgttttcatgTCCTCTCAAGAAATTTGGAGTCAACATGCAAGCTGGCGTGTTGCTGTTTGGACCTCCGGGCTGTGGGAAAACACTAATAGCAAAAGCAGTTGCACACGATGCAGGGGCTAATTTTATTCATATTAAGGTAAATTGATGCTCAGAATTCCATAATATTCTCAGTCAGTGCACTCCTTCAATTTTTTTGGGAATTGCTTATTTACCGCTGAATAATTGCTTATTGCTCATTCGAAAGAGTGTTGCTTGTTTAACAGTGAAAAACTGAATTGATTGATAACATGGCATCGACTGCTAAGTGGCTGTTAAATTCCGTCTGTTAAATGGTTTTAATTTATTTTCCCCTTTCTTTCTAAACGAGCATAAAAATATTACTCTGTACCTTATCTGTCACAGGAGACAAGAGAGAATGAAAAAGTGATGATGCAGTTACCATTTTTTGCCTTTGCGACATCAGCGTTGGCTTCTAATGATTCTGGATGAACCTCTTTGCCATTCTGACATCTATATCCACATCCCTTGCGAACTGGATATTGATGTCGCCCATTTCCTTCTCTTGCCCTTGCTATTCTCAAAATACTTCTTTGGACATTGATTCTTCCCTTTCTTCGCTTGCCCTTGCTACGCTTGACACCACTCTTGTGCAACCATGGAATCGCATCATCCGGTATTCCGGTAATAGTGTTGAAGTGTATATGTGCCTAGCCCTTTCCATCAGTTCAAactcttggttgcgttggctagtgcatgaagcttaacaaATAGTACCTCTTGCAGCCATGGAATCCCATCCATGGAAGCCGCTGGCAGCGGGATTTTTTTTGGAAATTCAATTGATCTGGTTATCGTGCTGGTGCTGTTGTGAGTGGACCTTCTGTTCAACTGAGTTGAGGGTAGTTTTGGCATTACCGGGAGAAACTAACAGCTCCATACGATTTAATTGAATTTTTTTAATAGGCTGGCAAAGAATTGAGTTTTGCAATGCTAAGTACGCAAATTCATTTTTTGATAGCAAGTGAGCTATTGAGGAGTTATTCAGTGGTAAATAAGCAATTTCCTCTTCAGTTCTGTACAGACTGCTCAGATATTTCTTTCTCTGGAACTTTAGGGTCCTGAAGGATTGAACAAGTATGTTGGGGAGAGTGAAGCATATATAAGGAGGACATTCGCCCGTGCACGACTCAACTCCCCGTGCATTTTATTTTTTGACGAGGTAAAGTTTCTGTTTAGCTATTTTTGTATTCCCTCCGTTCGGAAATAAATTTGAACTAAAACAGCGTCACTTGTTTCCAAACGGAGGTAGTATACTTTAATCTGTTGATGGGAACTTGGCTCAGTCTCTTAACAAATTTGCATGTTTGGTACATTTGTGCTATTGGAAGTGATCAGCAACTTGTGGGTCTTGGTTGTGAAGGTGCTTTTCTCATCATATGTTTCTCAAGTGTTTATTGACTGATGTGCCAGATAGATGCGTTGACAACAAAAAGAGGTATGGAGGGAGCATGGGTTGTTGAACGTCTCCTAAATCAGGTTTGGACATCTTATGTATCACCTGTATGTTTGGCAAAATACCGAGATTctttattaatttgtttgttccTTTGCTCAGCGTTATTCTACTTGTTCTGATCGCAGTTACTTATTGAACTTGATGGTGCTGATCAGCGTGAAGGTGTTTATGTTATTGGAGCTACAAATAGGTATTGTCAGCCATCGGGTTGTTCCTTTTTACTTATTTGTCCTTGAAAGGAAGGCGTCAACATGCAGTTTCATGTATGGTGCAGAATCGATGTGATAGATGATGCTCTTCTACGGCCTGGTAGATTGGGGCAGAAGTATTTTGTACCTTTGCCCAGTGCTAATGAGCGGCATTCGATATTAAAAGCCCTAATATGTTCTCAGAGAAAACCTGTATCCTGTACTGTTGATTTGGATGCATTTGCACGTCGTGCAGAGTGCAACAATCTCTCTGGCGCTGACCTAGCATCGCTGGTAATTTCTGTGCCTTTTCATTGAGTTGTCCCGTTAGAAAATTTTCAAAGTGGGCATTCTTTAATTCTTTGTGATGAAGCATGTACTTTAAGAGAACATCAAGGCAACTCACACACATGCTTCCTTCTTAGGTGGACGAAGCAGCCAAGGAAGCTTTGGATGAGAGTTTGGAACTCCTGGAGAATGGGGCATTATCAATAAGTTCATTGTGTTCAGTTGCTTCGATTGAATTATCGCACTTTGAGCAAGCTCTGTCTAAAATAAAGCCGTCGGTGTCAGAACAGGTACATGACATTCTGATAATCATTTATTTTGCTTCACCCTCTTATAGGAGCATGTCTTAACTTTTCTTGCTGTTGGTCATCACAGCAAAGGAAGCACTACGAGGCCTTGTCACAGAAATACTCGGCAATGTAACTGATCCATCACCATGTATCTGGGTGCCTCGGGAACCATCTTCATCTCTAAATGAGGGTTCCATGTATTATCTATATATAAATCAGTTAAGAGTAGTATTAGGATGGATGCCTTCAAATTGCGTCATTTTTTATTTCCGAATGCACCTTTGTGCAGCGGGTATGCAAGGATATTGCAATTTTCAATGGTCTTAATGTTGAATATGATCATAAAAGGGAGGTCCTTGTGTTGCGTTCCTTTTTTTACCTTCACAAAGTCCGTTCATTCCACAAAAATGATATTTTTTTTGCATGAAACCAAAACCCTTCTTAAAATAGTCAAATCTTCAAAAACCCTGCTATTTTTCATTTCGAACGAACCTTTGTGCTACATCTATGCAAGGATATTTCAATTTTCAACGGTTTTATTGTGGGATGTGATCATATACCAACACTAAGGCATCGGATCCCATTAGAATTCTGAAGTTAAGCTCcttatcactagtagaaaaacgagcttttgtcccggttggtaagggtctttagtcccggtttttgaaccgggactaaagggtcgttactaatgcctcccccctttagtctcgattcttacacgaaccgggactaaaggccgtccacgtggacgcagcctggagctccacctttagtcccggttggtgttaccaaccgggaacaccaaccgggactaaagaaaattttatgatattttttttttgaaatttttttttgcgaatttttttaattttgtttgattttcaaatttctgaattattttaacctctaatctctaatcaccacccctcattactgctcaatttatcctctaatctctaatcacccctcatcattccaaatcatttaacttcccggacggtcacccatcctctcactactccagcctgagcacgcttaacttccgggttctattctccctcgtttcaaGTCTGCactgttgttttcctgacaatagtaagatgtcaatagtgacacatttcactgtttgagtttgaaactattgttttaaaaaacaataattatttagtaacactaatatttctggaataattagtttgaccattgtttgaccactgtttgaccacagtttgaccagatttgaccaaaattcaaaaaaactgaaataattatttagtaacactaatattctagaataattagtttgaccacaatttgaatttttttgaatttttttgcctctccagatcttaaaagccccgtatctttttttctgttaggtttttgaggattttgaaaatgtttaacggggttcccccggttaaattcggatgtaactttttcgagtagatgatttttcatataaaaaactttttgcaaaagttatgcccattttaagaaattccagagagattttgcaaataaagtcgaaattcatatttgttaattttcccaacaactagaccacatatcacatgggaaacttattttattttattttatttttttgacatttccatcattttcttttgttttttctaaaactgaaaaggcggtccgggggggggggggggggtagagtttgatggggcctttagtaccggttcgtgccatgaaccggtactaatgcctcaaagcccattagtaccggttggtggcaccaaccgggactaaaggactaacctttagtcccggttggtgccaccaaccggtactaatgggcatcgcaccctttagtcccggttcgtggcaccaaccgggactaaagggcccaggtgaaccgggactaatgccttagccgcacgaaccgggaccaatgctcacattagtcccggttcgtgactgaaccgggactaatgtgaatattgccctatgacgaaagccctgttttgtactagtgtaTGTTGCATTCCTCTTCTTTTTCTTACCTTCATGAAGTCCGCTAATTCCACAAAAACAAAAATGATAAAAATGTTCCATCAAATCGACACCCTTATATCAAAATAATCGAATATTGTGCAAGAAATCCTCCAATGGCTGGTCttaaatactccctctgttcacttttataagaagTTTTAGATGGTTCAGACAGCTCCCAAAACAGTTCAAAATCAGCTGTCTAAAACGTCTTATaaaaaggaacggagggagtaagagGTATTGCTCACGAAGATCTAACCTACGACATACTGGTCTTAAATAAGAGGTATTGCTCATGAAGATCTAACCTACGACATACTGGTCTTAAATAAGAGCTATTGCTCACGAAGATGTAACCTACGACATACTCGCTCCGTTCCATAACATAATGTGTATTGATTTCTGTGCAAGTCAATCGTTTGAATGTTTGACCAAGATTATATAATAAAATAACATCTGCAATACCTAATCGATAAAATATGACACTACTTTTTAAGATGGATCGAATGATATAAATTTTGTATTGTGAATATTGATATATTTTGCTAAAAACTTGGTCAAACATGCACTCGTTTGactttaaaataaataaatacaccttatataaagaaatggagggagtacataattaTCACTCAAGCGGATGAAACCAAGAATTTGAAATACAAAACAGAGATGAATTGTTCTTACAAGAAAAACTGCTAAAGTTTGGTGCTCTTTTCAGCAGATTTCCGAAAGCATAGGCCTGGAGAGTGCAGAGACAACCACGAGTGCTGAACAACTAATAGCATTTTCTTAATTCAATCATCCTCACGGTAAAGAAAATACCTTGATTGGTTCTAATATACCATAGAGTAATCCAAGTAGCCACTGGTTACAATTGACATCCAGTAAGAACAAGTAATAGAAAATGATTTACTATGATTTAAAATAGAGTATGAAATGTGTTTTCGTATCTGAATCTGCCATACACTTAGATGTTGGGTTTCCTCCCATATTTTTCAGCAAATTTAACCCACTCTTGCACTGGTTTGGCTTCTTTTGTGCTCGCACATTGCATGTAACTTACGATATACTAGTGTTTTCAGTTTCCTCCCACATCTAAAACACGATAACATGATAGCTCCCACATCTAACTTTGCTCCATTTCTCTAATTTTGCGTGACTGATACAAACGGACATGCCTCTAATTTGCTGCATTCCTATTCCGAGTTGCTTATTTATTAAGCCTGTAGGGGGAGCTCATCATAATTGTACCGTAGTTGGTCATTacatagttgtggagagaaatgCGAATGTGATGACAGGTCATGCATTTaacatttttttgcgaaataagTTCATGCATTTAGCAATGAAGCTGTGTACTTTGTCACGAAATTTGTGCCCCCGATGGTGTACATGTCCATGGTGCAGTGCGGGTACATGTACAAGCAGGACATGGAAGGCGACAAGCCGACAAGGTCCTAAAGTCGGTGCTTGCGACGCTCAAGGAAATTGCTGGCAGTGCTAATGAGCCCGCCATGATGGATTGAGTGTGTAGGAGCCTTGACCGGGAGGACGATTCTGACGGTGAGAGGCGGGGAAGCACATGCACGGATGGTTCATGTGCTTCGGCATCAATCACATGCGCAGGTTCCTGCAGAAGAACTTCGGGTCCAGCGTTTCCACTGTCAAGCCATATCATGATAAGACGATGCCAGTTTGAATGTGATACATGATTAAGCTATATTGAATTACCACATTTTAGAACATGTCATCTATGGCATGGTCCGCCAACTTGGGGGCCCGCAATAGAGAGGGTCATCACCAATCCTTGGCCTTCCTCTGGTGATACTAGCAGGACCAGACGGTCATGACCACCTTCCTTGAGTTGATGACCGAGGACATCCTCACACCCGTCGGGCGTAAGCCGCTCCCTGAGTTGGAGCCACTGGTCGCGTCGATCATGTCGTCCAGCCATTTAGCCCCAACAACTTCAAAGCCTTCTTCTTCAATTTGGAGAGCTCGCAGCGCAGCTACATCACATGTGCCCGATTGTGGGATACGAACATGTCGTGGAGCGTCTTCCACACCGTGGCTGAGGTGGTGAGCTATGTCCTTAATCATCAACCCAAGGAGGGCGATCAGATCATGACCGTCTGGTCCTGCTGGCACCAGTGGAGGAAGTCTTGAGCTTGGCACGCTCTTGGAGGGGTCTTTGGTTCCTTCAACGACGGTCCGTGGCAGCTAGCAGGCAACAACGCGATGGAGCAACTCTATAGCCGTACATGTCATCAGAGCTGAGGGCTAGGACGGCTTGTGTTTTCCACGAGGAAATTTTCTCTCACTCGGTGCAGCTTGACGAGGTTTCTGATCTACGCGATCGAGACCTGAGGAAATGTGCTGGTATTGTCACGAGGATGCCGGCGGAGGTGGAAACGATGGCACCAGCAATGGAAGGGAGACGAGATCGGGCTTCGATTACCATATCAGAGATAATGGGTTTGCCGTGATCCATTAGCCCCAACGGCTTTCATTTACTACAATAGTATATACGTGACTGCCAAGATCATACAAGGATTACGCCAAATCGTAGGTAATCAACACATTACAACAGAAGAATCAATTAGCCATAACTACCTGATACGAGTATACATGTAAAAACCAGCTATGGACAATCGGGCACTAGTGAATTTGACGGATGGTCTACTATGAGTGAAATACGTTACCACCGACGGACAGGAAATGAGGACCGGCAGTGGTGACCGAGCTGCCGGCAACGGGAAGGAGATGATCGATGCTCATCAGTGTTGACAGCGCTACAAATGACGAAATCCATCGGTGATCATCCAACTCAACGTTGATGGTTGAGGATTAGTGATCGTCTGTTGGGGTAATCTGAACATGTATAgcactccctccgtaaagaaatataagagtgttttacTATAGTTATCtataaacgctcttatatttctttctAGAGGGAGTACGATAACATGTATAGCACTCCCttcgtaaagaaatataagagtgtttcaCTATAGTTATCtataaacgctcttatatttctttctAGAGGGAGTACGATACTAGTTAGTTGGTTATGGTAGGTCTCGTGCCCTAGACTCCTAGTAGAGTATGAAAGTTCATGACTTGATCGGTTTACTTTCTGCACATATTGTGGCTGTATGCATTGCCATGATGCAGAGGTCTGAGGCTACCCTCCCTTTCATCAGGAAAAAAACACACGCATTGTAGCATCCGGTCGGGCTGTGTGCCATGCTGTGCTTTCAGTCCGAGTCTAATTGTAAGGGTCTTGGTCGTGGGTTACATAAGCAATTGTAAACCACCGGAAAAACACAAAGAGATGATTCCGGCAATATATAATGGTACGCATTTACATAAGCTTTACTTTTGCTAATTATTCATCATCTCATCTCAGCACCTCTGTACGTATATGAATTATTCACGCCATTTGATAACTAACTAAGGTACACATGACTTTCTGCAAATAAGAGGCGCTGGTTACAGTTGCTCCTAATATATAGAAGAGTAACCCAAGTAGTCCCCTGGTTACAATTGCCATCCAGTACGTCGTACTTCTGTTTGGAATGGAGTACATAGTGTGTTTTCATAATACAATTGAATCTGCCACACACAACGAATGCTGCATATCTGAATCTGCATAGAGCTATAATTAACACGTCCGGAAGGCCAAACTCCTTGCCGGCCTCCAAAATCTCACCAATAACCTTTCGGCGCCATCTTCAAGAGCTCCTTGGAGGTTGATGCCGGGGCCGGAGAGCGACTGAGATGTCGTCCCGTAGCTCGTTGTTGCAAGGGCGCTTCTCCGGTGGCAAGATGTACTTGTCCGGCAGGGACATTTGCGAGGGCTTCCTCCCACATTTATCGCAAACAAGTGTCATTGCACTCAAATGATGGCAGGGACAACGCTCACCAAGAAAACCAGCATAGAACTCAATCTCCTGCTCTTGCTTTGAGACTGCTGATAGTTGAGCCATACATTTATCCCGCTCTTTCACTGGGTTGGTTTCTTGTGTGCTCAAACTTTGTATGTAACTTGTGATATACCAATGTTTTCAGTTTCCTCCCACATCTCAAACACGAGAACATGATAGCTCACACAACTCGAACATGACACAGACGGAGAGACCTTTAATTTTGCAGCATTCCTATTCGAAGCTGCTTATATAGAGCTCATCATAGTTGTACTGAAATTGCTCATCACATAGTTGTGGAGCGAAATGCAAATGTGATTGTAACGGGTCATGCATTTACAATGAGGATGTCTACTACTTCACAACATTTGGGTGTCGAGCTAATCAATTTAGTTTGACTGGTTATGCAACTATAATGGCAATTACGTTAAGTGAACTTGTATAACAGTCTAATTATTTCTTGCTTCTTTCCCATGAAGTAAAAATAATTTTTCCTACGCTCCTCTTGTTACGCCAATTCTGTAAGATTTCTAACAAAATGAGCCTATTTGATTTTTCTCCCCATGCGCAAATGATATATGGATTTAATGGCAAATATAGATCATGAGgaggaaaaaaaaagaggcaatgcaAGTTGAAATGCAACATAAGATTAAGATAGACCGACACTGTTAAATATAGAGAAAAGTATACTTTTGGTCCCTCAACTCTTTGGGAAGTCTATATTTGGTCCTTCAATTTTAAAACCAAgagtaaaatagcataaaactatcACCTTTGGGGTTAGGGTTTCAAAGACCTACCAGGTTACTGTGACTGATACCTACCAAACTAGTGGTTGACTATTTCAAAAAAACCTAAATTACAGGTTTGTTAAATTTTAACCCGTTTTCTGAAAGGTCGGGCCCGCACTTAAGTAAACCGTTTCTTTGTCGGTTAAGTTACACGTGAGGCCCACATGCCAGCTCTCTCTTCCTCACATGTGAGCCCTCTCCTTCTTATGTCCTAGTTCCATGGGTGCCGCCATCTCGCGGGTCACCACCGCACACCTACCGGTCGGCAACCGGCGAGGACTCACCGCCTCCTTTGCGTCCAACAACGTCAGGTCAAATTGCCGGTTTCTTAAATTTTAACCCATTTTCTGACAGGTCAGGCCCGCACCTAAGTGAACCTTTTGTTTGACCGTCATGTTACATGTGAGTCCCACATGTCAGCTCTCTCTTCCTCACACGTCCTCTCCTTCCGTCCCGGTTCCAAGGGCGCCACTGCTCGCCCACCGCCCAGCGACCGCCGATGACTCGCACCCTCCTTTGCATCCATCGCCAGCCGCTCCTCCATCGCGCCTCTCCAGCTCGGACGAGCACTACATCAGGAATAGAGGAGGGCGGTCGAACACGCAGCCGGCGACCTCACGAGCtagggcggcgcggcggcgatgTGCGATCGTGCGGATTGGGGGAACGCAGCGCAATGCGGCTGCGAGCAGTGCCCTCGTCCACGCAGGTGTGTGTGATGGAGGAGGTCTGGTCCAGGAGGCGGAAGCAGTATGTAGCCCTCAAGAGCACAACCACCACGTTGGTCGGCTtagacactactagggaaaagtctagcagtagcgcgggtattcggtgtatcagtagcgcgggtacccgcgctactgataaggtgCTACAGCTAACgtttagcagcagcgcgtgtTGACACGCGCTATTGCTATacctacttagcagtagcgcttttcataccagcgctactgctaagtgctttagcagtagcgttttcCTGTCCAGCGCtaaagagcgctactactatattttCTCATATCTTTTTTTGCTGCGTATTTGTGATGTTTTTGTATAGGCTTTATATAGTATTCTAATCATATCATAAACATGCAATATGCTCATCATATCGTACACAtaatagtctcatcatatcatCCAACAGAAATCATGTCGTCACATCATAATCACGATATAG
The Aegilops tauschii subsp. strangulata cultivar AL8/78 chromosome 3, Aet v6.0, whole genome shotgun sequence genome window above contains:
- the LOC109732910 gene encoding cell division control protein 48 homolog C-like — protein: MAKRPRRSYSLESRVRRLILSDAGLAVPSSSADDVARAIRSRHREYQRYKLELFASVVRRAISSLPPPGDASCSEDSASGAPRRRSSHDATSSSTTTHSHSPPPPAFDVTKSLLRSCYSSQTSKRDPDADQQLGMELAVEKVLMGPDAQGGRSERKRVMFADLGGMESVIEQLMLEVVVPLLHPELPLHLGVRPVAGILLHGPPGCGKTTLAEAIANETGVSFYKRSATEFVSGVSGASEENIRTLFNDAYRTAPSIVFIDEIDAIASKRDDMQRGMERRVVTQLMTCMDEFHQNIPSDADDMEDDSQSYEKQKPGYVIVIGATNRPDAVDQALRRPGRFDREIYLGVPDENARKQILERLTQKLRLPPEGQFDLLKIAKATPGFVGADLKALVDTAGSVAIKRFFNARKDKFLKEGNNLDYLKHPLDKHEVQRLSIIMDYFEEAIKDIVQPSLRREGFSSVPDVTWACVGGLDSLKKELNRSIVRCIKYPEFYKKFGVNMQAGVLLFGPPGCGKTLIAKAVAHDAGANFIHIKGPEGLNKYVGESEAYIRRTFARARLNSPCILFFDEIDALTTKRGMEGAWVVERLLNQLLIELDGADQREGVYVIGATNRIDVIDDALLRPGRLGQKYFVPLPSANERHSILKALICSQRKPVSCTVDLDAFARRAECNNLSGADLASLVDEAAKEALDESLELLENGALSISSLCSVASIELSHFEQALSKIKPSVSEQQRKHYEALSQKYSAM